A genomic region of Denticeps clupeoides chromosome 17, fDenClu1.1, whole genome shotgun sequence contains the following coding sequences:
- the LOC114767370 gene encoding protein mono-ADP-ribosyltransferase PARP6-like isoform X4, whose protein sequence is MSISGQSWTDEDSDGDSDCGEFLYGIQGHCGTDLYCHPQLDADIGAVRDIYTDRAVYVREYGTIDDVDVDLQINIGFLDEEVASAWNVIRTEPIILRLRFSLSQYLDGPEPTVEVFQTSSKDRFGLGVQLKKILSTFISQQWKHLSNEFMRVQQKKRHSWFKAGGTIKKFRAGLSIFSPVAKSPCVPLIQGPVVKGQLRAPELRVTRLMNRSVPCAMKESKGELFTYAPNGQSVAVPGARSTVQITTKQLIELFFSSQALIHCKSVPTLEYGFLVQIMKYSEQRIPTLNEYCVVCDEQHVFQNCSMLKPAVCTRELCVFSFYTLGVMSGAAEDVATGAEVVDLLVVMCRAALESARKSIIFDPYPSVVDPSDPKSLAFNPKKKSYERLQKALDSVMSIREMTQGSYFEIKKQMDKMDPLAHPLLQWIISSNRSHIVKLPPGRQQLKFMHTSHQFLLLSSPPAKESRFRTARKIYGSTFAFHGSHIENWHSILRNGLVNASYTKLQLHGAAYGKGIYLSPISSISFGYSGMGKGQHHMPTKEELVQRYNRMNTIAQSRPAQSRFLQSRNLNCIALCEVITSKDLQKHGNIWVCPVSDHICTRFFFVYEDGQVGDANINTQEPNVQREILRVIGSHPT, encoded by the exons AGCATCAGTGGACAGTCCTGGACTGACGAGGACTCAGATGGAGACAGTGACTGTGGGGAGTTTCTCTATGGAATTCAG GGCCACTGTGGTACTGACTTATACTGCCATCCTCAGCTGGACGCTGACATCGGGGCTGTAAGAGACATCTATACCGACCGGGCTGTGTATGTCAG AGAGTATGGCACAATCGACGATGTGGATGTTGACCTGCAAATCAACATCGGTTTCCTTGAT GAGGAGGTGGCCTCAGCGTGGAACGTCATCAGAACAGAGCCCATCATTCTGCGCTTgcgtttctctctttctcaatACCTTGATGGACCAG AGCCCACAGTAGAGGTTTTCCAGACTTCCAGTAAGGACAGATTTGGCTTGGGAGTACAGCTGAAAAA gaTCCTCAGCACATTCATATCCCAGCAATGGAAACACCTGAGTAATGAGTTCATGAGGGTTCAACAGAAGAAGAGGCACAGCTGGTTCAAGGCAGGAGGAACCATCAAAAAATTCCGTGCTGGACTCAGCATCTTCTCTCCAGTTGCTAA GTCCCCCTGCGTCCCTCTCATCCAGGGCCCTGTGGTGAAGGGACAGCTCAGAGCCCCTGAGCTCAGGGTGACACGCCTCATGAATCGTTCTGTGCCCTGCGCCATGAAGGAGTCCAAGGGAGAGCTGTTTACATACGCCCCTAACGGACAG AGCGTCGCTGTGCCTGGAGCCAGATCAACGGTCCAGATCACCACCAAGCAGCTGATTGAGCTCTTCTTCTCGTCACAAGCGCTCATTCACTGCAAAAGCGTCCCGACCCTGGAGTACGGCTTCCTCGTGCAA ATCATGAAGTACTCTGAACAAAGGATTCCAACCCTGAATGAATACTGCGTGGTGTGTGATGAGCAGCACGTTTTTCAGAATTGCTCCATGCTTAAA CCAGCAGTATGCACCAGagagttgtgtgtgttctctttttaCACTTTGGGTGTGATGTCTGGCGCTGCAGAAGATGTGGCTACAGGAGctgag GTGGTGGACTTGCTTGTGGTCATGTGCAGAGCTGCCCTGGAGTCTGCCCGTAAGAGCATTATATTTGACCCTTACCCTTCTGTGGTGGACCCCTCTGACCCCAAGAGTCTGGCATTTAACCCAAAG aagaAGAGCTATGAGCGTCTGCAGAAAGCACTGGATAGTGTAATGTCCATACGGGAGATGACACAA GGATCCTATTTTGAGATAAAGAAACAAATGGACAAGATGGATCCACTTGCACACCCTCTCCTACAATG GATCATATCCAGCAACAGGTCTCACATAGTCAAGCTGCCCCCTGGAAGG CAGCAGCTCAAGTTCATGCACACAAGCCATCAGTTCCTCCTGCTCAGCAGTCCTCCTGCTAAAGAGTCTCGGTTCCGCACAGCAAGGAAGATATATGGTAGCACCTTCGCCTTCCA TGGGTCCCACATAGAAAACTGGCACTCAATTCTGAGAAACGGACTGGTCAATGCCTCATATACAAAGTTGCAG CTGCATGGGGCAGCATATGGAAAGGGCATCTACCTCAGCCCCATCTCCAGCATCTCCTTTGGATACTCAG GCATGGGCAAAGGACAACACCACATGCCAACCAAAGAAGAGCTTGTACAACGCTATAACCGTATGAACACAATTGCACAG AGTCGCCCAGCGCAGTCTAGATTTCTCCAGAGTCGGAATTTGAACTGCATAGCTCTATGTGAAG tTATAACATCCAAAGACCTCCAGAAACATGGGAACATATGGGTTTGTCCAGTTTCAGACCACATTTGTACACGGTTCTTCTTTGT GTATGAAGATGGTCAAGTTGGAGATGCCAACATTAACACCCAGGAGCCTAATGTTCAAAGGGAGATCCTCCGTGTGATTGGATCACATCCCACCTGA
- the LOC114767370 gene encoding protein mono-ADP-ribosyltransferase PARP6-like isoform X6, with protein sequence MSISGQSWTDEDSDGDSDCGEFLYGIQGHCGTDLYCHPQLDADIGAVRDIYTDRAVYVREYGTIDDVDVDLQINIGFLDEVASAWNVIRTEPIILRLRFSLSQYLDGPEPTVEVFQTSSKDRFGLGVQLKKILSTFISQQWKHLSNEFMRVQQKKRHSWFKAGGTIKKFRAGLSIFSPVAKSPCVPLIQGPVVKGQLRAPELRVTRLMNRSVPCAMKESKGELFTYAPNGQSVAVPGARSTVQITTKQLIELFFSSQALIHCKSVPTLEYGFLVQIMKYSEQRIPTLNEYCVVCDEQHVFQNCSMLKPAVCTRELCVFSFYTLGVMSGAAEDVATGAEVVDLLVVMCRAALESARKSIIFDPYPSVVDPSDPKSLAFNPKKKSYERLQKALDSVMSIREMTQGSYFEIKKQMDKMDPLAHPLLQWIISSNRSHIVKLPPGRQQLKFMHTSHQFLLLSSPPAKESRFRTARKIYGSTFAFHGSHIENWHSILRNGLVNASYTKLQLHGAAYGKGIYLSPISSISFGYSGMGKGQHHMPTKEELVQRYNRMNTIAQSRPAQSRFLQSRNLNCIALCEVITSKDLQKHGNIWVCPVSDHICTRFFFVYEDGQVGDANINTQEPNVQREILRVIGSHPT encoded by the exons AGCATCAGTGGACAGTCCTGGACTGACGAGGACTCAGATGGAGACAGTGACTGTGGGGAGTTTCTCTATGGAATTCAG GGCCACTGTGGTACTGACTTATACTGCCATCCTCAGCTGGACGCTGACATCGGGGCTGTAAGAGACATCTATACCGACCGGGCTGTGTATGTCAG AGAGTATGGCACAATCGACGATGTGGATGTTGACCTGCAAATCAACATCGGTTTCCTTGAT GAGGTGGCCTCAGCGTGGAACGTCATCAGAACAGAGCCCATCATTCTGCGCTTgcgtttctctctttctcaatACCTTGATGGACCAG AGCCCACAGTAGAGGTTTTCCAGACTTCCAGTAAGGACAGATTTGGCTTGGGAGTACAGCTGAAAAA gaTCCTCAGCACATTCATATCCCAGCAATGGAAACACCTGAGTAATGAGTTCATGAGGGTTCAACAGAAGAAGAGGCACAGCTGGTTCAAGGCAGGAGGAACCATCAAAAAATTCCGTGCTGGACTCAGCATCTTCTCTCCAGTTGCTAA GTCCCCCTGCGTCCCTCTCATCCAGGGCCCTGTGGTGAAGGGACAGCTCAGAGCCCCTGAGCTCAGGGTGACACGCCTCATGAATCGTTCTGTGCCCTGCGCCATGAAGGAGTCCAAGGGAGAGCTGTTTACATACGCCCCTAACGGACAG AGCGTCGCTGTGCCTGGAGCCAGATCAACGGTCCAGATCACCACCAAGCAGCTGATTGAGCTCTTCTTCTCGTCACAAGCGCTCATTCACTGCAAAAGCGTCCCGACCCTGGAGTACGGCTTCCTCGTGCAA ATCATGAAGTACTCTGAACAAAGGATTCCAACCCTGAATGAATACTGCGTGGTGTGTGATGAGCAGCACGTTTTTCAGAATTGCTCCATGCTTAAA CCAGCAGTATGCACCAGagagttgtgtgtgttctctttttaCACTTTGGGTGTGATGTCTGGCGCTGCAGAAGATGTGGCTACAGGAGctgag GTGGTGGACTTGCTTGTGGTCATGTGCAGAGCTGCCCTGGAGTCTGCCCGTAAGAGCATTATATTTGACCCTTACCCTTCTGTGGTGGACCCCTCTGACCCCAAGAGTCTGGCATTTAACCCAAAG aagaAGAGCTATGAGCGTCTGCAGAAAGCACTGGATAGTGTAATGTCCATACGGGAGATGACACAA GGATCCTATTTTGAGATAAAGAAACAAATGGACAAGATGGATCCACTTGCACACCCTCTCCTACAATG GATCATATCCAGCAACAGGTCTCACATAGTCAAGCTGCCCCCTGGAAGG CAGCAGCTCAAGTTCATGCACACAAGCCATCAGTTCCTCCTGCTCAGCAGTCCTCCTGCTAAAGAGTCTCGGTTCCGCACAGCAAGGAAGATATATGGTAGCACCTTCGCCTTCCA TGGGTCCCACATAGAAAACTGGCACTCAATTCTGAGAAACGGACTGGTCAATGCCTCATATACAAAGTTGCAG CTGCATGGGGCAGCATATGGAAAGGGCATCTACCTCAGCCCCATCTCCAGCATCTCCTTTGGATACTCAG GCATGGGCAAAGGACAACACCACATGCCAACCAAAGAAGAGCTTGTACAACGCTATAACCGTATGAACACAATTGCACAG AGTCGCCCAGCGCAGTCTAGATTTCTCCAGAGTCGGAATTTGAACTGCATAGCTCTATGTGAAG tTATAACATCCAAAGACCTCCAGAAACATGGGAACATATGGGTTTGTCCAGTTTCAGACCACATTTGTACACGGTTCTTCTTTGT GTATGAAGATGGTCAAGTTGGAGATGCCAACATTAACACCCAGGAGCCTAATGTTCAAAGGGAGATCCTCCGTGTGATTGGATCACATCCCACCTGA
- the LOC114767370 gene encoding protein mono-ADP-ribosyltransferase PARP6-like isoform X1 gives MSISGQSWTDEDSDGDSDCGEFLYGIQGHCGTDLYCHPQLDADIGAVRDIYTDRAVYVREYGTIDDVDVDLQINIGFLDGLCLCCQEEVASAWNVIRTEPIILRLRFSLSQYLDGPEPTVEVFQTSSKDRFGLGVQLKKILSTFISQQWKHLSNEFMRVQQKKRHSWFKAGGTIKKFRAGLSIFSPVAKSPCVPLIQGPVVKGQLRAPELRVTRLMNRSVPCAMKESKGELFTYAPNGQSVAVPGARSTVQITTKQLIELFFSSQALIHCKSVPTLEYGFLVQIMKYSEQRIPTLNEYCVVCDEQHVFQNCSMLKPAVCTRELCVFSFYTLGVMSGAAEDVATGAEVVDLLVVMCRAALESARKSIIFDPYPSVVDPSDPKSLAFNPKKKSYERLQKALDSVMSIREMTQGSYFEIKKQMDKMDPLAHPLLQWIISSNRSHIVKLPPGRQQLKFMHTSHQFLLLSSPPAKESRFRTARKIYGSTFAFHGSHIENWHSILRNGLVNASYTKLQLHGAAYGKGIYLSPISSISFGYSGMGKGQHHMPTKEELVQRYNRMNTIAQSRPAQSRFLQSRNLNCIALCEVITSKDLQKHGNIWVCPVSDHICTRFFFVYEDGQVGDANINTQEPNVQREILRVIGSHPT, from the exons AGCATCAGTGGACAGTCCTGGACTGACGAGGACTCAGATGGAGACAGTGACTGTGGGGAGTTTCTCTATGGAATTCAG GGCCACTGTGGTACTGACTTATACTGCCATCCTCAGCTGGACGCTGACATCGGGGCTGTAAGAGACATCTATACCGACCGGGCTGTGTATGTCAG AGAGTATGGCACAATCGACGATGTGGATGTTGACCTGCAAATCAACATCGGTTTCCTTGAT GGTTTGTGTCTGTGCTGCCAGGAGGAGGTGGCCTCAGCGTGGAACGTCATCAGAACAGAGCCCATCATTCTGCGCTTgcgtttctctctttctcaatACCTTGATGGACCAG AGCCCACAGTAGAGGTTTTCCAGACTTCCAGTAAGGACAGATTTGGCTTGGGAGTACAGCTGAAAAA gaTCCTCAGCACATTCATATCCCAGCAATGGAAACACCTGAGTAATGAGTTCATGAGGGTTCAACAGAAGAAGAGGCACAGCTGGTTCAAGGCAGGAGGAACCATCAAAAAATTCCGTGCTGGACTCAGCATCTTCTCTCCAGTTGCTAA GTCCCCCTGCGTCCCTCTCATCCAGGGCCCTGTGGTGAAGGGACAGCTCAGAGCCCCTGAGCTCAGGGTGACACGCCTCATGAATCGTTCTGTGCCCTGCGCCATGAAGGAGTCCAAGGGAGAGCTGTTTACATACGCCCCTAACGGACAG AGCGTCGCTGTGCCTGGAGCCAGATCAACGGTCCAGATCACCACCAAGCAGCTGATTGAGCTCTTCTTCTCGTCACAAGCGCTCATTCACTGCAAAAGCGTCCCGACCCTGGAGTACGGCTTCCTCGTGCAA ATCATGAAGTACTCTGAACAAAGGATTCCAACCCTGAATGAATACTGCGTGGTGTGTGATGAGCAGCACGTTTTTCAGAATTGCTCCATGCTTAAA CCAGCAGTATGCACCAGagagttgtgtgtgttctctttttaCACTTTGGGTGTGATGTCTGGCGCTGCAGAAGATGTGGCTACAGGAGctgag GTGGTGGACTTGCTTGTGGTCATGTGCAGAGCTGCCCTGGAGTCTGCCCGTAAGAGCATTATATTTGACCCTTACCCTTCTGTGGTGGACCCCTCTGACCCCAAGAGTCTGGCATTTAACCCAAAG aagaAGAGCTATGAGCGTCTGCAGAAAGCACTGGATAGTGTAATGTCCATACGGGAGATGACACAA GGATCCTATTTTGAGATAAAGAAACAAATGGACAAGATGGATCCACTTGCACACCCTCTCCTACAATG GATCATATCCAGCAACAGGTCTCACATAGTCAAGCTGCCCCCTGGAAGG CAGCAGCTCAAGTTCATGCACACAAGCCATCAGTTCCTCCTGCTCAGCAGTCCTCCTGCTAAAGAGTCTCGGTTCCGCACAGCAAGGAAGATATATGGTAGCACCTTCGCCTTCCA TGGGTCCCACATAGAAAACTGGCACTCAATTCTGAGAAACGGACTGGTCAATGCCTCATATACAAAGTTGCAG CTGCATGGGGCAGCATATGGAAAGGGCATCTACCTCAGCCCCATCTCCAGCATCTCCTTTGGATACTCAG GCATGGGCAAAGGACAACACCACATGCCAACCAAAGAAGAGCTTGTACAACGCTATAACCGTATGAACACAATTGCACAG AGTCGCCCAGCGCAGTCTAGATTTCTCCAGAGTCGGAATTTGAACTGCATAGCTCTATGTGAAG tTATAACATCCAAAGACCTCCAGAAACATGGGAACATATGGGTTTGTCCAGTTTCAGACCACATTTGTACACGGTTCTTCTTTGT GTATGAAGATGGTCAAGTTGGAGATGCCAACATTAACACCCAGGAGCCTAATGTTCAAAGGGAGATCCTCCGTGTGATTGGATCACATCCCACCTGA